In Pseudonocardia sp. DSM 110487, the sequence CCACACAGCTCCAGAGGCTTGCGGCGTGTTGAGCCTCGTGGGCCGCGTGCAACATTTCCCGAGTCCACGCGACGGTCGCTCCGCGCACCAAGGTCACGTGGCACCCCAGCGAGCCGGCGGGCCAGGCGGCCGTCAGAACATCGTGTTGTCGTTGGCGGGAGTCTCCGGCACGTCCTGCACGGCGTCCCAGTGCTCGACGATCTTTCCGTCCCTGACCCGGAAGAGGTCGATGACCGCCCGGCCGCGCTCGCCGGGTGTGTCGACGTAGTGGCTGTGGACGGCAACCAGATCGCCCTCGGCGATGATCCGCTTCGGCGCCACGCTCAGCTGCGGGAACTGCTCGAAGTACGCGCCCGCTCCGGCCTTCACACCTGCCACGCCGTCGGGGAAGTTCGGGTTGTGCTGGTGGTACTCGGGGCCCACGTAGGTGTCGATGGCGGCCAGGTCCTTGCGGACCAGGAGCTGGTCGACGAAGGCGGTGACGAGCTTCTTGTTGTACGCGGTGAACCACCGCTGCTCCGGCGCCTCGGTCTGTGGCCGGCTGAGGGTGGAGAACATGTCGTTGCCGTTGGCCGTGGTCGTCGGCACCTCCTGGAGGACGTCCCAGTGCTCGGCGATCTTCCCGTCCTGGAAGCGGAAGATGTCGAAGACGGCGAGCCCGGGGGTGCCGGGGACCAGGACGCCACGGGAGTGCAGGAGCACCAGGTCGCCCTCGGAGATGGCCCGCCGGACGTCGAGCATGGCGTCCGGGAACTGCTGTCGGATGGTGGCGCCGAAGGCCTTCATGGCCTCGGGGCCGTCGGGGGCAAGCGGGTTGTGCTGGATGTAGTCCGGCCGTACGAAACGCTCGATGACGGTTGTGTCGCCCCCGTCGGACACGGTCTTGAGGACTTGGGCCGCGATCTGCGTCTTCCGTGTCCCTTCCATGGTCAGCACGATCTTGCCGGTGACGCGGCCGGTTTCGCCGAGGGCATGGGCCTTGGCGGCTTCGGCGAGCGGGAAGGTGGCCTCGATGTGGGCGCGCAGGGCGCCGGTCTCGACGAGGCCGGCGATGGCTTGCATACCGCCGTGGTCGGCCTCGACAAGGAGAGACTCGAAACGGATGCCCCGCTCGGCGATCTTCGCCAGCTCGTCGGGGTCGATCGGTACCAGCAGGACCGAGACGAGGACGCCGCCCGGGCGCAGGACGGCGAGGGAGCGGGCGCGGGCTGCGGTGTCCAGCGAGACCGGGTCGAGGACCACGTCGATGTCGGTGACAGCTTCGGTGAAGTCGACCGTGCGGTAGTCGATGACCTCATCGGCTCCGAGTGAACGCAGGAAGTCGTGCTTGGAGGCGCTGGCGGTGCCGACGACGTGCGCGCCGCGGGACTTGGCGATCTGGACGGCGAGGTGACCGACGCCGCCGGCCGCCGCATGGATGAGGACCCGTTGTCCGGGGCGGATGTCGGCGGTGTCGACGAGTGCCTGGTAGGCGGTGAGGGCGGCGAGCGGCAGGGCACCGGCCTGGACGTGGTCGATGCCGGCCGGCTTGTGGGCGAAGGAGCGGGCGGGTGCAGTCACGTACTCGGCGTGCGAGCCGACACCGTATGGGTAGGGCAGCATGCCGAAGACCTCGTCGCCCGGCTTGAACAGCGTGACGCCGGGGCCGACGGCCTCGACGACCCCGGAGACGTCCCAGCCCAGGACGAGCGGCAGGCGGTCGATGGACAGCGCCTGAGCGCGGTTCTTCCAGTCGGTCGGGTTGATGCCGGCCGCGCGGACGGCGACCAGTACCTCACTCAGGCCTGGCACGGGCCGGGGAATCTCCACTTCCTCGAGTACCTCGGTGGAACCGTGGGCGTCCTGCCTGATGGCGCGCATGGTGGCGGTGTTCGTCATGCGTCCAGCCTTGCCTCCGGCACCGTTCGATACCATGGCATGAATGCCACCTTTCGACGGGATCATGCCATGGGCAGCGTTCACCGCGTCGTCGTGCTGGCCCCCGACGGGGTGTACCCCTTCGACCTGGGCATCCCGAACCGCGTCTTCGGCGCCGCAGGCGGCCGCTACGAGGTCCTGACCTGCACCGCCGACGGCCGCCCGGTCCGCACCAACGCCGACTTCTCGATCACCGTCGAGCACGGCCCGGAGGCCTTGCGCACAGCCGACACCGTCATCATCCCAGCCTTCGACACCCCCGAGGTCAGCCGGAAAGCGGCCACGGCCGTGGCGGCGGCGCTCGCGCACGTGGCAGCCGGCACACGCCTAGTGTCGATCTGCACCGGCGCCTTCGTCCTCGCCGCCGCGGGACTCCTCGACGGCCGGCCGGCCACCACGCACTGGACGCTCGCGGACCTCTTCCGCGACTGGTACCCGCAGGTGGCACTGGACCCGGACGTCCTCTTCGTCGACGACGGGGACGTGTTGACCTCGGCCGGCGCCGCCTCCGGGATCGACGTCTGCCTGCACATCGTCCGCAAGGACCACGGCAGCGAGCTCGCCAACCGGGTGGCGCGCATCTGCGTGGTCCCGCCATGGCGCGACGGAGGACAGGCGCAGTACATCGAGCACCCGGTGCCCGAGGCCACGGCGAACGGAACGGGCGCCGCCCGCCAGTGGGCGTTGGAGAACCTCCACAAGCCGCTGACCCTGGTCGACCTCGCCGAGCATTCCCACATGAGCCTGCGCACCTTCTCCCGCCGCTTCAGCGAGGAGGTGGGCATGAGCCCAGGCCGCTGGCTGATCCAGCAACGCCTCACCCGCGCACGACACCTCCTGGAGTCGACCGACCTGGCGGTCGACGACATCGCCGGCCATGTCGGCTTCGCCGGCGGCACGTCGCTGCGAGAGCATCTGCACGCCGCCATCGGCGTCTCGCCGCTTGCCTACCGGCGCACCTTCCGAGGCGTTTAGCAGCCGAGCACGCCAGCAGCACGGCCGCGCTGTCGCGACGACTCCGGCGTGCCACTCCCTGCCACGACAGAGCCATCCCCCGCGGGCTCGTCGACCCGATACCTGGTGAGTCGACGATGTCCGGTTGCGGCGTCGAGCAACCTGAGGCTATTATCTGTCGAACGTAAGCTTACGAACGTACTTCCATTGGATCCATCGTTCGCCGCGGCGCGCGGTCGGTGCCCAGATCTCGAGGAGTCCCCATGACGACGTTGACCGACCAGACCGTTCTCGTCACCGGCGCGAACCGCGGACTCGGACGCGAGTTCGTCGAGCAGTTCCTGGCCCGGGGGGTGGCGAGGGTCTACGCCGCCGCCCGCAACCCTGAGTCGATCACCACTCACGACCCCCGCGTCATCCCGCTGCAGCTCGACGTCACCGATCCCGAGTCCGTCGCCCACGCAGCCGAGACCGCCCACGATGTCAGCATCGTGGTCAACAACGCCGGTATCTCCACACCGACCCCGGTGCTGAGCACTGACACCGCCAACCTGCGCCGGGAGCTCGAGGTCAACCTGTTCGGGCCGCTCGCGGTCACCACGGCCTTCGCCGACCGGCTCGCCGATCGTTCGGGTGCGGTGGTCAACGTGGCGTCGGCCCTGGCCTGGATCGGGCTCGGCGGCAGTTACAGCGTCTCCAAGGCGGCCCTGTGGAGCGCGACCGACTCGATGCGCCTCGATCTGACCCCACGCGGGGTGCAGGTGGTCGGCGTCTACATGGGGTACGTCGACACCGACATGACCACCGGGGTCGACGCACCGAAGACCGCGCCCGCCGACGTCGTCCGACAGGTCCTGGACGGCCTCGAAGCCGGAGCCGTCGAGGTCCTCGCCGACCAGACCGCCCGCGACGTGCGCGCCGCGCTCGACCGCCCGGCCGACGAGCGCTACGCGCCGTTCGCGGCTGCTGGCTGAAGTACAGCTACGCCAGCAGCGCGAGCGCTGCCGCGGCGGGTGGAGGGTTCGCATGATCGTCAGAAGTGGTGGCAGAACGTCAGATCCGTCGCTCTGCCACCACTTCTGGTGATCACGGCCCCAGCGGCGTCCCAGTCGCGGCCGGACCGCGTGACGCACGCAGCGCAGATCCCTCCCACAGAAGGAACGGCCGTGAACAACGAACAGCAAGCACGAGACGACGTGGTCACGTCGTTCCAGAACGCACCGACCCATACCGTCTCCGCCGGTGGCGTAGATTTCGCCTACCGCGAGCTCGGCCCCAAGACCGGCGTCCCGGTGGTCTTCCTCACCCACCTGGCCGCGGTCCTCGACAACTGGGACCCTCGAGTCGTCGACGGCATCGCCGCGAAACACCGGGTCATCGCGTTCGACAACCGGGGCGTCGGCGCGTCCACCGGCTCGACGCCGCGCACCATCCAGGCGATGGCCAAGGACGCCGTCACCTTCATCCGGGCGCTGGGTCTCACGCAGGTCGACCTCCTCGGCTTCTCCATGGGCGGCATGATCGCCCAGGTGATCGCTCAGGACGAACCGCAGCTCGTCCGTAAGATGATCATCGCGGGCACGGGGCCCGCCGGCGGCGAGGGCATCACGAACGTCACCAGGCTCTCGCATCTCGACACCGTCCGGGGACTGCTCACGTTCCAGGACCCGAAGCAGTTCCTCTTCTTCACCAGGACCCCGAACGGGCGTCGGGCCGGCAAGGAGTTCCTGGCTCGTCTCAAGGAACGCACGAACAACCGGGACAAGGCGATCTCCCTCAAGTCCTACGGCGCGCAGCTCACG encodes:
- a CDS encoding SDR family oxidoreductase → MTTLTDQTVLVTGANRGLGREFVEQFLARGVARVYAAARNPESITTHDPRVIPLQLDVTDPESVAHAAETAHDVSIVVNNAGISTPTPVLSTDTANLRRELEVNLFGPLAVTTAFADRLADRSGAVVNVASALAWIGLGGSYSVSKAALWSATDSMRLDLTPRGVQVVGVYMGYVDTDMTTGVDAPKTAPADVVRQVLDGLEAGAVEVLADQTARDVRAALDRPADERYAPFAAAG
- a CDS encoding alpha/beta fold hydrolase; translated protein: MNNEQQARDDVVTSFQNAPTHTVSAGGVDFAYRELGPKTGVPVVFLTHLAAVLDNWDPRVVDGIAAKHRVIAFDNRGVGASTGSTPRTIQAMAKDAVTFIRALGLTQVDLLGFSMGGMIAQVIAQDEPQLVRKMIIAGTGPAGGEGITNVTRLSHLDTVRGLLTFQDPKQFLFFTRTPNGRRAGKEFLARLKERTNNRDKAISLKSYGAQLTAIHRWGLERPSDLSGIRQPVLVANGETDRMVPTNNSADLARRLPDSELVIYPDAGHGGIFQFHGQFVEKSIEFLAR
- a CDS encoding nuclear transport factor 2 family protein codes for the protein MTNTATMRAIRQDAHGSTEVLEEVEIPRPVPGLSEVLVAVRAAGINPTDWKNRAQALSIDRLPLVLGWDVSGVVEAVGPGVTLFKPGDEVFGMLPYPYGVGSHAEYVTAPARSFAHKPAGIDHVQAGALPLAALTAYQALVDTADIRPGQRVLIHAAAGGVGHLAVQIAKSRGAHVVGTASASKHDFLRSLGADEVIDYRTVDFTEAVTDIDVVLDPVSLDTAARARSLAVLRPGGVLVSVLLVPIDPDELAKIAERGIRFESLLVEADHGGMQAIAGLVETGALRAHIEATFPLAEAAKAHALGETGRVTGKIVLTMEGTRKTQIAAQVLKTVSDGGDTTVIERFVRPDYIQHNPLAPDGPEAMKAFGATIRQQFPDAMLDVRRAISEGDLVLLHSRGVLVPGTPGLAVFDIFRFQDGKIAEHWDVLQEVPTTTANGNDMFSTLSRPQTEAPEQRWFTAYNKKLVTAFVDQLLVRKDLAAIDTYVGPEYHQHNPNFPDGVAGVKAGAGAYFEQFPQLSVAPKRIIAEGDLVAVHSHYVDTPGERGRAVIDLFRVRDGKIVEHWDAVQDVPETPANDNTMF
- a CDS encoding GlxA family transcriptional regulator codes for the protein MGSVHRVVVLAPDGVYPFDLGIPNRVFGAAGGRYEVLTCTADGRPVRTNADFSITVEHGPEALRTADTVIIPAFDTPEVSRKAATAVAAALAHVAAGTRLVSICTGAFVLAAAGLLDGRPATTHWTLADLFRDWYPQVALDPDVLFVDDGDVLTSAGAASGIDVCLHIVRKDHGSELANRVARICVVPPWRDGGQAQYIEHPVPEATANGTGAARQWALENLHKPLTLVDLAEHSHMSLRTFSRRFSEEVGMSPGRWLIQQRLTRARHLLESTDLAVDDIAGHVGFAGGTSLREHLHAAIGVSPLAYRRTFRGV